One Salvelinus sp. IW2-2015 linkage group LG35, ASM291031v2, whole genome shotgun sequence DNA segment encodes these proteins:
- the LOC139023724 gene encoding LOW QUALITY PROTEIN: uncharacterized protein C1orf232 (The sequence of the model RefSeq protein was modified relative to this genomic sequence to represent the inferred CDS: substituted 1 base at 1 genomic stop codon) produces MNPIWKVYKSKVLKTLNPDLEEYTEEEIDMSPVQEDEGPNAVSQLAKRXMQGAGAKGWNRMSTLFNKEDEHQLLEETESPPVPDHPLAVMPEEPQRPARASGFWGSFATNWKQMATSKQAEAAANETGTVEEGQEAVGEGGGEGGGGESYQGENVEGEQSQDGGGGSNTSFSKYAMLGGGSENTPFKWNFVTGKLAELKTKSMSGQQD; encoded by the exons ATGAATCCCATATGGAAAGTGTACAAGAGCAAAGTGCTGAAGACCCTGAACCCGGACCTAGAGGAGTACACGGAGGAAGAG ATTGACATGAGCCCTGTCCAGGAGGATGAGGGGCCCAATGCAGTGTCTCAGCTGGCCAAgagataa atgcaGGGTGCTGGGGCTAAAGGCTGGAACAGGATGTCAACACTCTTCAACAAAGAGGATGAGCACCAGCTATTGGAGGAGACTGAGAGCCCGCCTGTCCCAGACCA TCCACTAGCAGTGATGCCTGAGGAGCCGCAGAGACCGGCCAGAGCCTCAGGATTCTGGGGTAGCTTCGCCACCAACTGGAAACAAATGGCCACCTCGAAACAGGCTGAAGCCGCAGCAAACGAGACGGGCACGGTGGAGGAGGGTCAGGAGGCggtgggagagggaggtggtgagggaggagggggggagagttACCAGGGGGAGAACGTGGAGGGAGAGCAGAgtcaagatggaggaggagggagcaaCACTAGCTTCTCCAAATATGCCATGCTGGGAGGAGGGAGCGAGAACACGCCCTTCAAGTGGAACTTTGTCACAGGCAAGCTGGCTGAGYTGAAGACCAAGAGCATGTCTGGCCAGCAAGACTAA